One genomic region from Branchiostoma lanceolatum isolate klBraLanc5 chromosome 7, klBraLanc5.hap2, whole genome shotgun sequence encodes:
- the LOC136438996 gene encoding engulfment and cell motility protein 1-like isoform X1, whose amino-acid sequence MPVSQDIVKLAIEFPGSGKMAQLVDFDQKKPLVAIIRDVCDVWQVPSSEQYALQYSDNTQTYITEKNRNEIKNGTVLKLTTSPSKTAGDIVLCMKGEDSVEKCKALQKLAKISADVTFASEFISRDGVPLLAGMVENGSETGENLAFILTAFLELMDHGVVSWDNLTPTFVKRVATSVNRHSADATILQKSLAILESIALNSYELYKLVSSEVTFGNLISHIQSSNQEIQCNAVALINALFLRAPEEKRKRAHSEADLSDEEESWQQNGSELSITLSDNLNAKQIRNVILNHVIRGPRQVGTEMAHQLYVHQTLSFNLLEERRMTKLDQNDQVLKDHLVELRKVAFDNDQDLSGSIPPPRKTAEKYTRDYKKLGFSNYTNPALDFLETPPGVLALDLMVYFAKYHAEGYTKLVLENSCRQDGHECAFGKSSIELTKMLCKILKVGEIPTETGQEYYPMFYTHDHAFEEFFCICIQLLNKTWKEMRATHEDFNKVMDVVRDQIQRALAEKPNSLEGFKTKLQGLSYAQITKMRIQERSNKEEWDSQARPVCELREQIKPEIINLVKQQRLNYLVEGTLFNKFTNRRVKDKFWYCRLSPNHKVLHYGDAEENSNPPIEMLPEKIPISEIKGIVTGKDCPHMKDFRRAKGVTTLAFAVLYDPDQSLDFVAPNETLYSIWTDGINALLEKEMVSEEMKNDVETLLSMDMKLRLLDTENVPIPDKPPDMPPDPPNFDFCYDFS is encoded by the exons ATGGCAGGTGCCCAGCTCTGAGCAGTATGCCCTGCAGTACTCAGACAACACTCAAACCTACATCACAGAAAAG AACCGGAACGAGATCAAGAATGGAACTGTGCTGAAACTCACCACATCTCCT TCTAAAACAGCAGGAGATATTGTGCTGTGTATGAAAGGAGAGGACTCAGTAGAGAAGTGTAAGGCTCTACAGAAACTGGCCAAGATCTCTGCTGATGTCACGTTTGCCAGTGAGTTCATCTCAAGAGACGGAGTCCCCCTTCTCGCTGGGATGGTCGAGAATGGATCTGA AACTGGAGAAAACTTGGCCTTCATCCTGACTGCCTTTCTGGAACTGATGGACCATGGAGTGGTGTCCTGGGATAACCTCACTCCTACGTTTGTCAAACGA GTGGCCACCTCTGTCAATAGACATTCCGCCGATGCTACTATCCTGCAGAAGTCTCTGGCTATACTAGAATCTATTGCCCTGAATAG CTATGAACTGTACAAGTTAGTGTCCAGTGAAGTAACGTTTGGAAACCTCATATCACACATTCAAAG CTCCAACCAGGAGATCCAGTGCAACGCTGTGGCCTTGATCAATGCCTTGTTCCTTAGAGCACCTGAGGAGAAGAGAAAG AGAGCCCACTCAGAGGCAGACTTGTCCGATGAAGAGGAAAGCTGGCAACAAAATGGGTCGGAGTTAAGCATT ACGTTGAGTGACAACCTGAATGCCAAGCAGATCAGAAATGTTATATTAAAC CATGTGATCAGGGGTCCTCGGCAGGTGGGTACAGAGATGGCACACCAGCTGTACGTGCACCAGACACTGTCCTTCAACCTGCTGGAGGAGCGCAGGATGACCAAGCTGGACCAAAATGACCAG GTGCTGAAAGACCATTTAGTAGAGTTGAGAAAAGTGGCCTTCGACAACGACCAGGACTTATCAGGCTCTATCCCACCCCCCAGGAAAACAGCTGAGAAATACACCAGGGACTACAAGAAACTTGGCTTCTCG AATTATACAAACCCTGCCTTAGACTTCCTGGAGACACCGCCAGGTGTACTTGCACTTGACCTTATGGTGTATTTTGCAAAGTACCATGCTGAAGGCTATACAAAG CTTGTACTGGAGAACTCCTGCAGACAAGACGGTCACGaatgtgcctttgggaaaagcTCTATAGAACTTACCAAGATGCTGTGCAAGATCCTTAAAGTCGGGGAAATAC CCACAGAGACAGGACAGGAGTACTACCCCATGTTCTACACACACGACCACGCCTTCGAGGagttcttctgtatctgcatccaGCTGCTCAATAAGACATGGAAGGAGATGAGGGCAACACACGAGGACTTTAACAAG GTGATGGACGTGGTGCGGGACCAGATCCAGCGTGCGCTCGCCGAGAAGCCCAACTCGCTGGAAGGCTTTAAAACCAAGCTGCAGGGGCTGAGCTACGCCCAGATCACCAAGATGCGCATCCAGGAGAGGTCCAACAAGGAGGAGTGGGACTCCCAGGCCAGACCTGTCTG TGAGCTGAGAGAACAGATTAAACCTGAAATCATCAACCTGGTCAAACAACAG AGACTGAATTATCTGGTGGAAGGGACACTGTTTAACAAGTTCACCAATAGAAGAGTCAAAG ACAAGTTTTGGTACTGCAGACTGTCTCCCAACCACAAGGTTCTCCACTATGGGGATGCTGAGGAGAATTCCAACCCTCCCATAGAGATGCTTCCAGAAAAGA TCCCCATTTCAGAGATCAAGGGCATTGTTACGGGGAAGGACTGTCCTCACATGAAGGACTTCAGAAGAGCCAAG GGTGTGACTACTCTGGCCTTCGCTGTCCTGTATGATCCTGACCAGTCGCTGGACTTCGTGGCTCCCAATGAGACACTT TATTCTATTTGGACTGATGGGATAAATGCTTTGCTGGAAAAAGAG ATGGTGAGTGAAGAGATGAAGAACGATGTGGAAACCCTGCTCAGTATGGACATGAAGTTACGTCTCCTGGACACGGAGAACGTCCCCATCCCTGACAAACCCCCCGACATGCCTCCCGACCCCCCCAACTTCGACTTCTGCTATGACTTCAGTTGA
- the LOC136438996 gene encoding engulfment and cell motility protein 1-like isoform X3, with amino-acid sequence MPVSQDIVKLAIEFPGSGKMAQLVDFDQKKPLVAIIRDVCDVWQVPSSEQYALQYSDNTQTYITEKNRNEIKNGTVLKLTTSPSKTAGDIVLCMKGEDSVEKCKALQKLAKISADVTFASEFISRDGVPLLAGMVENGSETGENLAFILTAFLELMDHGVVSWDNLTPTFVKRVATSVNRHSADATILQKSLAILESIALNSYELYKLVSSEVTFGNLISHIQSSNQEIQCNAVALINALFLRAPEEKRKTLSDNLNAKQIRNVILNHVIRGPRQVGTEMAHQLYVHQTLSFNLLEERRMTKLDQNDQVLKDHLVELRKVAFDNDQDLSGSIPPPRKTAEKYTRDYKKLGFSNYTNPALDFLETPPGVLALDLMVYFAKYHAEGYTKLVLENSCRQDGHECAFGKSSIELTKMLCKILKVGEIPTETGQEYYPMFYTHDHAFEEFFCICIQLLNKTWKEMRATHEDFNKVMDVVRDQIQRALAEKPNSLEGFKTKLQGLSYAQITKMRIQERSNKEEWDSQARPVCELREQIKPEIINLVKQQRLNYLVEGTLFNKFTNRRVKDKFWYCRLSPNHKVLHYGDAEENSNPPIEMLPEKIPISEIKGIVTGKDCPHMKDFRRAKGVTTLAFAVLYDPDQSLDFVAPNETLYSIWTDGINALLEKEMVSEEMKNDVETLLSMDMKLRLLDTENVPIPDKPPDMPPDPPNFDFCYDFS; translated from the exons ATGGCAGGTGCCCAGCTCTGAGCAGTATGCCCTGCAGTACTCAGACAACACTCAAACCTACATCACAGAAAAG AACCGGAACGAGATCAAGAATGGAACTGTGCTGAAACTCACCACATCTCCT TCTAAAACAGCAGGAGATATTGTGCTGTGTATGAAAGGAGAGGACTCAGTAGAGAAGTGTAAGGCTCTACAGAAACTGGCCAAGATCTCTGCTGATGTCACGTTTGCCAGTGAGTTCATCTCAAGAGACGGAGTCCCCCTTCTCGCTGGGATGGTCGAGAATGGATCTGA AACTGGAGAAAACTTGGCCTTCATCCTGACTGCCTTTCTGGAACTGATGGACCATGGAGTGGTGTCCTGGGATAACCTCACTCCTACGTTTGTCAAACGA GTGGCCACCTCTGTCAATAGACATTCCGCCGATGCTACTATCCTGCAGAAGTCTCTGGCTATACTAGAATCTATTGCCCTGAATAG CTATGAACTGTACAAGTTAGTGTCCAGTGAAGTAACGTTTGGAAACCTCATATCACACATTCAAAG CTCCAACCAGGAGATCCAGTGCAACGCTGTGGCCTTGATCAATGCCTTGTTCCTTAGAGCACCTGAGGAGAAGAGAAAG ACGTTGAGTGACAACCTGAATGCCAAGCAGATCAGAAATGTTATATTAAAC CATGTGATCAGGGGTCCTCGGCAGGTGGGTACAGAGATGGCACACCAGCTGTACGTGCACCAGACACTGTCCTTCAACCTGCTGGAGGAGCGCAGGATGACCAAGCTGGACCAAAATGACCAG GTGCTGAAAGACCATTTAGTAGAGTTGAGAAAAGTGGCCTTCGACAACGACCAGGACTTATCAGGCTCTATCCCACCCCCCAGGAAAACAGCTGAGAAATACACCAGGGACTACAAGAAACTTGGCTTCTCG AATTATACAAACCCTGCCTTAGACTTCCTGGAGACACCGCCAGGTGTACTTGCACTTGACCTTATGGTGTATTTTGCAAAGTACCATGCTGAAGGCTATACAAAG CTTGTACTGGAGAACTCCTGCAGACAAGACGGTCACGaatgtgcctttgggaaaagcTCTATAGAACTTACCAAGATGCTGTGCAAGATCCTTAAAGTCGGGGAAATAC CCACAGAGACAGGACAGGAGTACTACCCCATGTTCTACACACACGACCACGCCTTCGAGGagttcttctgtatctgcatccaGCTGCTCAATAAGACATGGAAGGAGATGAGGGCAACACACGAGGACTTTAACAAG GTGATGGACGTGGTGCGGGACCAGATCCAGCGTGCGCTCGCCGAGAAGCCCAACTCGCTGGAAGGCTTTAAAACCAAGCTGCAGGGGCTGAGCTACGCCCAGATCACCAAGATGCGCATCCAGGAGAGGTCCAACAAGGAGGAGTGGGACTCCCAGGCCAGACCTGTCTG TGAGCTGAGAGAACAGATTAAACCTGAAATCATCAACCTGGTCAAACAACAG AGACTGAATTATCTGGTGGAAGGGACACTGTTTAACAAGTTCACCAATAGAAGAGTCAAAG ACAAGTTTTGGTACTGCAGACTGTCTCCCAACCACAAGGTTCTCCACTATGGGGATGCTGAGGAGAATTCCAACCCTCCCATAGAGATGCTTCCAGAAAAGA TCCCCATTTCAGAGATCAAGGGCATTGTTACGGGGAAGGACTGTCCTCACATGAAGGACTTCAGAAGAGCCAAG GGTGTGACTACTCTGGCCTTCGCTGTCCTGTATGATCCTGACCAGTCGCTGGACTTCGTGGCTCCCAATGAGACACTT TATTCTATTTGGACTGATGGGATAAATGCTTTGCTGGAAAAAGAG ATGGTGAGTGAAGAGATGAAGAACGATGTGGAAACCCTGCTCAGTATGGACATGAAGTTACGTCTCCTGGACACGGAGAACGTCCCCATCCCTGACAAACCCCCCGACATGCCTCCCGACCCCCCCAACTTCGACTTCTGCTATGACTTCAGTTGA
- the LOC136438996 gene encoding engulfment and cell motility protein 1-like isoform X2, which yields MAYFNSLRRKKKPLVAIIRDVCDVWQVPSSEQYALQYSDNTQTYITEKNRNEIKNGTVLKLTTSPSKTAGDIVLCMKGEDSVEKCKALQKLAKISADVTFASEFISRDGVPLLAGMVENGSETGENLAFILTAFLELMDHGVVSWDNLTPTFVKRVATSVNRHSADATILQKSLAILESIALNSYELYKLVSSEVTFGNLISHIQSSNQEIQCNAVALINALFLRAPEEKRKRAHSEADLSDEEESWQQNGSELSITLSDNLNAKQIRNVILNHVIRGPRQVGTEMAHQLYVHQTLSFNLLEERRMTKLDQNDQVLKDHLVELRKVAFDNDQDLSGSIPPPRKTAEKYTRDYKKLGFSNYTNPALDFLETPPGVLALDLMVYFAKYHAEGYTKLVLENSCRQDGHECAFGKSSIELTKMLCKILKVGEIPTETGQEYYPMFYTHDHAFEEFFCICIQLLNKTWKEMRATHEDFNKVMDVVRDQIQRALAEKPNSLEGFKTKLQGLSYAQITKMRIQERSNKEEWDSQARPVCELREQIKPEIINLVKQQRLNYLVEGTLFNKFTNRRVKDKFWYCRLSPNHKVLHYGDAEENSNPPIEMLPEKIPISEIKGIVTGKDCPHMKDFRRAKGVTTLAFAVLYDPDQSLDFVAPNETLYSIWTDGINALLEKEMVSEEMKNDVETLLSMDMKLRLLDTENVPIPDKPPDMPPDPPNFDFCYDFS from the exons ATGGCAGGTGCCCAGCTCTGAGCAGTATGCCCTGCAGTACTCAGACAACACTCAAACCTACATCACAGAAAAG AACCGGAACGAGATCAAGAATGGAACTGTGCTGAAACTCACCACATCTCCT TCTAAAACAGCAGGAGATATTGTGCTGTGTATGAAAGGAGAGGACTCAGTAGAGAAGTGTAAGGCTCTACAGAAACTGGCCAAGATCTCTGCTGATGTCACGTTTGCCAGTGAGTTCATCTCAAGAGACGGAGTCCCCCTTCTCGCTGGGATGGTCGAGAATGGATCTGA AACTGGAGAAAACTTGGCCTTCATCCTGACTGCCTTTCTGGAACTGATGGACCATGGAGTGGTGTCCTGGGATAACCTCACTCCTACGTTTGTCAAACGA GTGGCCACCTCTGTCAATAGACATTCCGCCGATGCTACTATCCTGCAGAAGTCTCTGGCTATACTAGAATCTATTGCCCTGAATAG CTATGAACTGTACAAGTTAGTGTCCAGTGAAGTAACGTTTGGAAACCTCATATCACACATTCAAAG CTCCAACCAGGAGATCCAGTGCAACGCTGTGGCCTTGATCAATGCCTTGTTCCTTAGAGCACCTGAGGAGAAGAGAAAG AGAGCCCACTCAGAGGCAGACTTGTCCGATGAAGAGGAAAGCTGGCAACAAAATGGGTCGGAGTTAAGCATT ACGTTGAGTGACAACCTGAATGCCAAGCAGATCAGAAATGTTATATTAAAC CATGTGATCAGGGGTCCTCGGCAGGTGGGTACAGAGATGGCACACCAGCTGTACGTGCACCAGACACTGTCCTTCAACCTGCTGGAGGAGCGCAGGATGACCAAGCTGGACCAAAATGACCAG GTGCTGAAAGACCATTTAGTAGAGTTGAGAAAAGTGGCCTTCGACAACGACCAGGACTTATCAGGCTCTATCCCACCCCCCAGGAAAACAGCTGAGAAATACACCAGGGACTACAAGAAACTTGGCTTCTCG AATTATACAAACCCTGCCTTAGACTTCCTGGAGACACCGCCAGGTGTACTTGCACTTGACCTTATGGTGTATTTTGCAAAGTACCATGCTGAAGGCTATACAAAG CTTGTACTGGAGAACTCCTGCAGACAAGACGGTCACGaatgtgcctttgggaaaagcTCTATAGAACTTACCAAGATGCTGTGCAAGATCCTTAAAGTCGGGGAAATAC CCACAGAGACAGGACAGGAGTACTACCCCATGTTCTACACACACGACCACGCCTTCGAGGagttcttctgtatctgcatccaGCTGCTCAATAAGACATGGAAGGAGATGAGGGCAACACACGAGGACTTTAACAAG GTGATGGACGTGGTGCGGGACCAGATCCAGCGTGCGCTCGCCGAGAAGCCCAACTCGCTGGAAGGCTTTAAAACCAAGCTGCAGGGGCTGAGCTACGCCCAGATCACCAAGATGCGCATCCAGGAGAGGTCCAACAAGGAGGAGTGGGACTCCCAGGCCAGACCTGTCTG TGAGCTGAGAGAACAGATTAAACCTGAAATCATCAACCTGGTCAAACAACAG AGACTGAATTATCTGGTGGAAGGGACACTGTTTAACAAGTTCACCAATAGAAGAGTCAAAG ACAAGTTTTGGTACTGCAGACTGTCTCCCAACCACAAGGTTCTCCACTATGGGGATGCTGAGGAGAATTCCAACCCTCCCATAGAGATGCTTCCAGAAAAGA TCCCCATTTCAGAGATCAAGGGCATTGTTACGGGGAAGGACTGTCCTCACATGAAGGACTTCAGAAGAGCCAAG GGTGTGACTACTCTGGCCTTCGCTGTCCTGTATGATCCTGACCAGTCGCTGGACTTCGTGGCTCCCAATGAGACACTT TATTCTATTTGGACTGATGGGATAAATGCTTTGCTGGAAAAAGAG ATGGTGAGTGAAGAGATGAAGAACGATGTGGAAACCCTGCTCAGTATGGACATGAAGTTACGTCTCCTGGACACGGAGAACGTCCCCATCCCTGACAAACCCCCCGACATGCCTCCCGACCCCCCCAACTTCGACTTCTGCTATGACTTCAGTTGA